The DNA window CGGCGGCGCGGGCCACGGAGTCCTGCGGCAGGAAGCAGATACCGGCGGCGAAGGTGTTGGCACCGTCAGCGGTGGGCGGCGGCAATTCGAAATCGACGACATCGCGCAGCAGTTCGACCGGCAGCTGGATCAGGATGCCGGCCCCGTCGCCGCTGTTGGGCTCGGCGCCTGCGGCTCCACGGTGTTCGAGATGCTCCAAGGCGACCAGCCCGTCGACGACGATGGCGTGCGACCGGCGGCCTTGGATATCGGTGATCATGGCGACGCCACAGGAGTCCGACTCGTTGTCGGGGTCGTAGAGCCCCTGGGGCTCGGGGAATGCCGAATAGAGCATCGGGGTCAGAACCTCACAGTCCGGGGAAATCATGTCCCGGGACTGCACCGGCCCGAATCGGATGTCGACGACGGCGGCGGCTCCGAAGCCCGAGTGTATCAGCGCAAAGCGTCAGCTACCCGTCGAGAAGCGTCGGGACCAGCGGGAACCCGGGCAGATTACGCACCACCGTCCAGGTGACGGCGATGGTGACGATGACCGCGGCGGAGATCGGTGTCATCCATGGCCGCCCACTGCGCCGGCGCAACAGAATCCATGCCAGCAGTAGCGGCAGACCGATCAGGGCGACGACATTGTCGACGACGGCGGCGGCGAAGTCGCCGTGGAGAACGTCGTGAATCATCCGCAGGCCACCGCAACCCGGGCAATAGAGACCAGTAGCGGCGTGAAAGGGGCATGCGGGGAACAGAAAATTCGATCGATGGGGGTCGCCGAGTCCGATATAGACCAGGCCACCCACCAACACGGCGCCCGTCCCGAGCGCGGTGTACAGCCGTCCCCGGCTGGAAGCCGTACTAAGTGCCATCGCGCAGAGGACGTCCCTGCGGATCGCGCACCTTGTCGGTGAGGATCAGAATCGCGTCGATGATGCCCCAGATGACCGCGCCGAGACCGCAGGTCACGAGGCCGACCACGAGCTGGCCGACGCCGAGACCGACTTGGCCGAGATACATCCGGCCGACCCCGACGATCCCGAATAGCCCGAGCAATTGCAGCAGGCCGGCGACGACCTTGGATTTATCCGAGTACGGCTCACCCGTCATCGGTTGCCTGCCAAACGGCGCGGCCGGGTCCTGGTAGGCCTGCGGGTACTGGCCCGCGGGCGGCGGATACGGTGGTGGATAGCCAGACTGCGGCGGGGGCGGGGGCGTCGGTTGGCTTCCGAATTCATTGCCACCGAACTGCGGCTCAGTCATGAGTGACAGCATGCCAGACCAAGCCGCGATTACTTCAGGTTTGGCCGCTGACCAGGCGCAGGACGTCGACAAGACCGTTGACCGAGACGGACGGATCAATCGAGCGCAGCAGCCCAAGACCGACACCGAGCGCG is part of the Mycolicibacterium tusciae JS617 genome and encodes:
- a CDS encoding NINE protein: MTEPQFGGNEFGSQPTPPPPPQSGYPPPYPPPAGQYPQAYQDPAAPFGRQPMTGEPYSDKSKVVAGLLQLLGLFGIVGVGRMYLGQVGLGVGQLVVGLVTCGLGAVIWGIIDAILILTDKVRDPQGRPLRDGT
- a CDS encoding DUF2752 domain-containing protein, which gives rise to MALSTASSRGRLYTALGTGAVLVGGLVYIGLGDPHRSNFLFPACPFHAATGLYCPGCGGLRMIHDVLHGDFAAAVVDNVVALIGLPLLLAWILLRRRSGRPWMTPISAAVIVTIAVTWTVVRNLPGFPLVPTLLDG